From the genome of Lutzomyia longipalpis isolate SR_M1_2022 chromosome 2, ASM2433408v1, one region includes:
- the LOC129791042 gene encoding cytochrome P450 6a2-like — MIKRFYFELKGEGSVVGGTFFMTTPVAVALDLDFVKTILVKDFHHFHDRGFYVNERDDPLMANLLSIEGPGWKSLRAKLSPTFTSGRMKLIFPILKDISNRFVQCLNEELSERKEIELSDYMSRFMIDTIANCAFGLDSNSLRDPNNEFYIKGQEASDILIARTLKSVFMTSFKKLSVFLRLRVINEEMTQYYTKIVADTMAYRDENNVQRDDFLSMLMKLRHREELNGDSGKTMDYEKITNKEIVGNAFLFIVAGYHTSAASLEFCILELAHNTDIQDRLRNEIRSVLEQHENTMSYNALMDMKYLDNVVNGKSKRLYLQIK, encoded by the exons ATGATCAAGAGATTTtactttgagctcaaaggcgAAGGAAGTGTAGTTGGGGGGACATTTTTTATGACCACCCCTGTGGCTGTAGCACTGGATTTGGATTTTGTAAAGACCATCCTTGTGAAGGATTTTCACCACTTTCACGATCGTGGATTTTATGTGAATGAACGCGACGATCCACTAATGGCAAATTTGCTGTCAATTGAGGGTCCTGGGTGGAAGAGTTTGCGAGCAAAGCTCTCTCCTACTTTTACAAGTGgaagaatgaaattaatttttcccatctTGAAAGACATATCGAACAGATTTGTGCAGTGTCTCAATGAGGAGCTCAGTGAGAGGAAAGAAATTGAGCTTAGTGATTATATGTCGCGTTTTATGATTGACACAATTGCTAATTGTGCTTTTGGACTGGATTCCAATTCACTCAGAGATCCAAATAACGAATTTTACATCAAAGGTCAAGAGGCATCGGATATTTTGATTGCAAGAACTCTCAAGAGTGTTTTCATGACgtcatttaagaaattatcCGTATTTCTGCGTCTTAGAGTGATAAATGAAGAAATGACTCAATACTACACGAAGATTGTAGCAGATACAATGGCCTACAGAGATGAGAATAACGTTCaaagggatgattttttgagTATGCTCATGAAATTGAGGCATAGAG aagaactCAATGGAGATTCAGGAAAAACGATggattatgaaaaaataacaaataaggAAATTGTAGGAAATGCATTCCTTTTCATCGTAGCAGGATACCACACTTCAGCAGCTTCCTTGGAGTTCTGTATTCTAGAATTAGCTCACAATACCGACATACAGGATCGTCTGAGAAATGAAATAAGATCTGTGCTTGAGCAGCATGAGAATACAATGTCGTACAATGCATTGATGGACATGAAGTATTTGGATAACGTTGTGAATGGTAAGTCTAAACGCCTTTATTTACAGATTAAATGA
- the LOC129791041 gene encoding probable cytochrome P450 6a13, with translation MHISSLFLLVFVVFLGIFYIQKKYRFWKNRGVPYVKPTFPRGNFSTLGKTEHFAEILKKFYFDLRDRGKVLGGIYFMTQPIGLILDLDFVKTVLVKDFQYCPDRPFYINEKDDPLTCQLFSVRGEQWRNLRSKLSPTFTSGKMKLMFPIVRDISDEFIKCLKRDLANKKELELGEYLSRFTIDIIGSCAFGIDCNSLRDPDTEFFAIGEKASKMALERTFKHLFMASFARLSVFLGLKSFSKDVTDFYTRIVRETMSYREKMNIKKNDFMSMLMQLQNTGSLEDDPTSNTEHLSFNQAVANSFLFLVAGYHTSATAMEFCLLELANHIKIQNHVREEITSVLKSNGNELTYEALAEMKYLGQVINETLRKHPPAAQIIRSITKNYNVPSMNLVLEKGTRLFIPVLGIHHDPEIYPDPQKFDPERFSPEAVKSRHPYAFLAFGEGPRNCIGARFAMMQMKVGLTCLLMNYQFTPSDKANYPIEYKKSSPLLSPIGDCWLKVEKIN, from the exons ATGCATATTTCAAGTCTATTTCTTCTTGTGTTTGTGGTATTCTTGGGGATTTTTTACATCCAAAAGAAATATCGTTTTTGGAAGAATCGTGGGGTGCCCTATGTAAAACCAACATTCCCCAGAGGGAATTTTTCTACACTTGGGAAAACCGAACATTTTGCCgaaattctcaagaaattctattttgaCTTGAGAGATCGTGGAAAAGTTTTGgggggaatttattttatgacaCAACCAATTGGCCTAATATTGGATTTGGATTTTGTGAAAACTGTGCTCGTGAAGGATTTCCAGTATTGCCCAGACAGGCCATTTtacataaatgaaaaagaCGATCCACTAACGTGCCAGCTATTTTCAGTTAGAGGTGAGCAATGGAGGAATTTACGATCAAAATTGTCACCAACATTCACGAGCGGAAAAATGAAGCTCATGTTCCCAATTGTACGAGATATTTCGGATGAATTTATCAAGTGTCTCAAAAGGGATCTTGCGAACAAGAAGGAATTGGAGCTCGGTGAATATTTATCACGCTTTACAATTGACATAATTGGAAGTTGTGCCTTTGGCATTGATTGCAATAGTCTTCGTGATCCAGATACTGAATTTTTCGCAATTGGTGAGAAAGCTTCAAAAATGGCCCTTGAAAGgacttttaaacatttattcaTGGCTTCATTTGCGCGATTGTCTGTGTTTTTGGGCCTAAAATCCTTCAGCAAGGATGTGACAGACTTCTACACGAGAATTGTAAGAGAAACAATGTCTTACAGAGAGAAGAtgaatattaagaaaaatgattttatgagTATGCTAATGCAGTTGCAAAATACAG gAAGTCTCGAAGATGACCCCACATCTAACACTGAACATCTTTCCTTCAATCAAGCTGTTGCAAATTCATTTCTCTTCCTCGTTGCCGGCTATCACACTTCAGCAACGGCCATGGAGTTTTGTTTATTAGAACTTGCTAATCATATCAAAATACAGAATCATGTGCGGGAAGAGATAACAAGTGTTCTAAAAAGCAATGGCAATGAACTCACATACGAAGCTTTAGCTGAGATGAAGTATTTGGGTCAAGTTATTAATG aaacaCTGCGTAAACATCCACCCGCGGCCCAAATAATTCGCAGTATCACAAAAAACTACAACGTACCCAGTATGAATTTGGTATTGGAGAAAGGAACCCGCCTTTTTATTCCAGTTCTCGGCATTCATCATGATCCAGAAATTTATCCAGATCCACAAAAATTCGATCCTGAACGCTTTAGTCCTGAAGCAGTAAAGTCACGTCATCCGTATGCTTTTCTCGCCTTCGGTGAAGGACCAAGAAATTGCATTGGTGCTAGATTTGCAATGATGCAGATGAAAGTTGGATTAACATGCCTCCTGATGAACTACCAATTCACTCCAAGTGATAAAGCTAATTATCCAATTGAATATAAAAAGAGTTCACCTCTTTTAAGTCCTATCGGGGATTGTTGGttaaaagttgagaaaataaattga